A single genomic interval of Helianthus annuus cultivar XRQ/B chromosome 6, HanXRQr2.0-SUNRISE, whole genome shotgun sequence harbors:
- the LOC110864886 gene encoding ketol-acid reductoisomerase, chloroplastic: MAAATTTTTFSTLAPTTSSSTTTASLKAAPKTLGFNVGLLSSKTASKTLRARSNGGSGSALGARMVSAPAITKPTLLDFETSVFKKEKINLAGHDEYIVRGGRDLFHLLPDAFKGIKQIGVIGWGSQGPAQAQNLRDSLVEAKSDIVVKIGLRKGSSSFNEARAAGFTEESGTLGDIYETISGSDLVLLLISDSAQADNYEKIFSHMKPNSILGLSHGFLLGHLQSAGLDFPKNISVVAVCPKGMGPSVRRLYVQGKEINGAGINASFAVHQDVDGRATDVALGWSVALGSPFTFATTLEQEYRSDIFGERGILLGAVHGIVESLFRRYTEGGMSEELAYKNTVECITGIISKTISTQGMKAVYDSLTEEGKKEFLTAYSASYYPCMDILYECYEDVQSGSEIRSVVLAGRRFYEKEGLPAFPMGKIDQTRMWKVGERVRATRPAGDLGPLYPFTAGVYVALMMAQIEVLRKKGHSYSEIINESLIESVDSLNPFMHARGVSFMVDNCSTTARLGSRKWAPRFDYIVTQQALVAVDNGTPLNQDLISNFFEDPVHEAVKVCAELRPTVDISVPADADFVRPELRQSSN; this comes from the exons ATGGCGGcggcaacaaccacaacaacctTCTCCACCTTAGCCCCCACCACCTCCTCTTCAACCACCACCGCATCTCTCAAGGCCGCTCCCAAAACCCTAGGGTTTAACGTCGGACTTTTATCCTCCAAAACTGCATCCAAAACCCTCAGAGCTCGCTCCAATGGCGGATCTGGATCTGCTCTCGGAGCTCGTATGGTTTCAGCTCCAGCAATAACCAAACCTACGCTTCTTGATTTTGAAACCTCCGTGTTTAAGAAGGAGAAGATTAACCTTGCTGGTCATGATGAG TATATTGTGAGAGGAGGAAGAgatttgttccatttgttgcctgaTGCATTTAAAGGTATCAAGCAGATTGGTGTTATTGGTTGGGGCTCTCAG GGTCCTGCTCAAGCTCAAAATCTTAGGGATTCACTTGTAGAGGCAAAGTCTGATATTGTAGTGAAG ATTGGCTTACGAAAGGGTTCGAGTTCGTTTAACGAGGCTCGTGCTGCTGGATTTACTGAAGAAAGTGGAACCCTTGGAGATATTTATGAGACCATCTCTGGCAGTGACCTGGTTCTGTTATTGATTTCTGATTCAGCTCAG GCGGATAACTATGAGAAAATCTTTTCACACATGAAGCCAAACAGCATACTCGGACTGTCCCACGGGTTCCTTCTCGGTCACCTGCAATCAGCTGGTCTTGATTTCCCGAAAAACATTAGTGTGGTTGCTGTGTGTCCCAAAGGAATGGGTCCATCTGTCAGGAGGCTGTATGTTCAGGGAAAAGAAATAAACGGAGCTGGAATCAATGCAAGTTTTGCCGTTCATCAG GATGTTGATGGAAGAGCCACTGATGTTGCTCTTGGATGGTCGGTTGCTCTTGGTTCACCCTTTACATTTGCCACCACACTTGAGCAGGAATACAGGAGTGATATCTTTGGGGAGCGAG GTATTTTACTTGGTGCGGTGCATGGTATTGTGGAGTCTTTGTTTAGAAGGTATACAGAAGGCGGGATGAGCGAAGAATTGGCGTACAAAAATACCGTAGAGTGCATAACTGGCATAATATCGAAGACAATATCGACTCAG GGCATGAAGGCTGTATACGATTCTTTAACAGAAGAAGGCAAAAAAGAGTTCTTGACCGCATACAGTGCGTCTTATTATCCTTGTATGGACATTCTGTATGAGTGCTATGAGGATGTACAAAGCGGCAGTGAGATACGAAGTGTTGTTTTGGCTGGGCGTCGATTTTAT GAAAAGGAGGGTTTGCCAGCTTTCCCTATGGGAAAGATTGATCAGACCCGGATGTGGAAGGTAGGTGAACGGGTTCGTGCTACCCGACCCGCAGGCGATTTAGGCCCGTTATATCCTTTCACCGCTGGTGTCTATGTTGCACTAATGATGGCTCAG ATTGAGGTGTTGAGGAAGAAAGGACATTCTTATTCCGAGATCATCAACGAAAGTTTGATCGAGTCAGTGGATTCCTTGAACCCGTTCATGCATGCTCGAGGAGTGTCGTTTATGGTTGACAACTGCTCAACAACCGCACGGTTGGGATCAAGGAAATGGGCACCACGTTTCGATTACATTGTTACCCAACAAGCTTTAGTTGCTGTAGACAACGGGACCCCGCTAAACCAGGACCTCATTAGCAACTTCTTTGAAGACCCGGTGCATGAAGCTGTCAAGGTTTGTGCAGAGCTGAGACCCACGGTTGACATCTCGGTGCCTGCTGATGCTGATTTTGTCCGACCTGAGTTGCGTCAATCTAGCAACTAG
- the LOC110864887 gene encoding 14-3-3-like protein D, which translates to MASSDRQIFVYTAKLAEQAERYDEMVEAMKKVAKIGEDLTVEERNLLSVGYKNVVGARRASWRILSSIEQKEESRGNDQNAKRIKEYRQKVESELDTICSDIMSVIDDHLIPSCGSSGEANVFYYKMKGDYYRYMAEFKSGNDKKEVADLSMKAYEAATSTAEAELPPTHPIRLGLALNFSVFYYEILNSAERACHLAKQAFDEAISELDTLNEESYKDSTLIMQLLRDNLTLWTSDIPEEGDDSHKQDGATKTGGEIENAE; encoded by the exons ATGGCTTCTTCCGATCGTCAGATCTTCGTCTACACTGCTAAACTCGCCGAGCAAGCCGAACGTTACGACG AGATGGTGGAAGCAATGAAGAAGGTTGCAAAGATAGGTGAGGATTTGACTGTGGAGGAGAGGAATTTGTTATCCGTTGGGTATAAAAATGTGGTCGGTGCTCGAAGAGCTTCGTGGAGGATTTTGTCATCCATAGAGCAGAAAGAGGAATCGAGAGGGAATGATCAAAATGCGAAGCGGATCAAGGAGTATCGACAGAAGGTTGAATCAGAGCTCGATACTATTTGCAGTGATATTATGAGTGTGATTGATGATCATCTCATTCCGTCCTGTGGTAGTTCTGGTGAAGCGAATGTGTTCTATTACAAGAT GAAAGGGGATTATTATAGATATATGGCAGAATTTAAGTCTGGTAATGACAAGAAAGAGGTTGCAGATCTTTCAATGAAAGCGTATGAG GCAGCTACAAGTACAGCAGAAGCTGAATTGCCTCCGACACACCCTATTCGACTAGGACTGGCTTTAAATTTCTCAGTGTTCTATTATGAAATTCTAAATTCAGCCGAAAG GGCCTGTCACCTAGCCAAACAGGCGTTTGATGAAGCGATATCCGAGCTTGATACTTTGAATGAAGAGTCATACAAAGACAGTACATTAATTATGCAACTTCTAAGGGATAATCTCACCTTGTGGACCTCTGATATTCCCGAGGAAGGAG ATGATTCACACAAGCAAGATGGAGCTACTAAAACTGGTGGCGAGATCGAGAATGCAGAG TGA
- the LOC110944468 gene encoding heterogeneous nuclear ribonucleoprotein A1, A2/B1 homolog, whose translation MGGSGDQWRLVAVAVMGGGGRWVTGVSDGSGDGRGWRWSAVASGSNGGGGDDGWWWSTVAGGGRGGWWRWSAEGGGVRWLRVAAMGVSTTTVGGGGRR comes from the coding sequence ATGGGTGGTAGCGGTGATCAGTGGCGGCTAGTGGCGGTGGCAGTGAtgggtggcggtggtcggtggGTGACGGGTGTTAGCGATGGTAGCGGCGATGGTCGGGGTTGGCGGTGGTCTGCGGTGGCAAGTGGGAGCAATGGTGGTGGCGGcgacgatgggtggtggtggtcgacaGTAGCGGGTGGTGGGCGCGGAGGATGGTGGCGGTGGTCGGCGGAGGGTGGCGGTGTTCGGTGGttgcgggtggcggcgatggggGTGTCGACgacgacggtgggtggtggtggtcgacgaTAG
- the LOC110944467 gene encoding heterogeneous nuclear ribonucleoprotein A1, A2/B1 homolog, with protein MVVDGGGDGWWGRRRRWVVVVTVAVGGNGGWWWWSAEGGSSGRGGGGLRWRVATVVVDGGGGGRLRTVVVVGRSWWRVVTTAGGGGRWSM; from the coding sequence atggtggtcGATGGTGGTGGCGACGGGTGGTGGGGGCGGCGACgccgatgggtggtggtggtgacggtaGCGGTTGGTGGCaacggaggatggtggtggtggtcggcagAGGGTGGCAGTAGTGGTCGGGGTGGCGGTGGTTTGCGATGGCGAGTGGCAACGGTGGTAGTCGATGGCGGTGGCGGCGGGCGGCTGAGGACAGTGGTGGTGGTTGGTAGGAGTTGGTGGCGGGTGGTGACGACAgcaggtggtggtggtagatggtCGATGTGA